The genomic window ACGAACATCTCCGCCGGTCGTGTTCCTAATTTGGGAACGGCTTGGCGCAACCAGCGCCTCAGCTCCAGCGGACTGTACTCCCCTTCAGCGCGCGACGACAACTCCAGCGGACGCGAAATCTCGGCGTCCTCCAGCGGCATGTTCTGCGCGTCGCGCCGGGCGCGTATGAGATCGAGCGCTGCATTTACTGCGGCTCGATGCAGGTATCCGCCGATGTTCTGGATGTCATCGCCCATCTCTCCAAGTTCGCGCCGTGCGAGCTTCAGGAAGACGCTTTGCACCACGTCTTCCGAATCGCTGACGCTGCCGGTAACGCGATATGCCGCGCGAAAGACGCGTTCTTTGTGTTCCACGAACACGCGCTCGAGCGACACCCGTTCCAGCACGGTGGGACCGGTCTGCGCCGGCCTCGGTATGTCTCGATCAATAGCCGCTGGCAATACTGCCTCCACGTGCCCATCTCCTCTGCCCGTCCTGCCGTTCGGGGTACCCGACAGGCAGTTTCCGTGCATTCCGAAGACGTGACAACTCGGGTTTAATTAACAGGAAATACGCAAATCTCCAGGCCGGCGTTCATGTTGGTCCGTAAGTGGCTGCAATGCAAGAGGGAGTTCGGGCCACAAGAACCGCCTACTGTGGATTTGGCTTGTGTGGCGACTCAGCCAAAGCTATTCTGCATTGTATGAGCGACCTTCAGATGCACCTCCCGGCCACCGACGAGGTTAACGTGGACGATCAGACCTTGGCTGCGATTGATCGCGGTGTGCAGGATGCAGACGCGGGTCGTACTGTTGCTGCTGATGACGTTCGAAAGATGATTCCCCAGTGGCTTTCCAAGTTCGCCTCACAAAAGCAGCGCTAATTGACTTTGAAGAAATCCTTTCGTATTCCTGGGCGATGTTTCCGGATTCGGCGGAACGCTTTGGGAATGCTCTTCTCGATCATCTGGAAATTCTAAAGAAATTCCCATACATCGGAAGTCGTGTGTCTGACCGTCCAGGGATTCGGCAACTTGCGCACACTCCAATCACCATTTACTACCGCGTTCACGAGGAATCGGAATGGATTGACATACTCCACTTCTGGCACGGTGCCCGACAGAAGCCTCCCAGGCGTGAAAAGGACAGCAAAGCACAATAGGCGGCTTCGAACGCAGAATGCTATTCTCACCACATGGAAATCAAGGTCATTCTGCCCGACGATGTGGCTGAGCACGCCGATCCGGGACGCGAGGCGCTTGAGCGGTTAGTAATCGAAGGCTATCGTTCCGGAGTTCTTTCGCACTACCAGGGAAGCCAACTATTGGGAATGTCTCGGCTTCAATTCGACGGGTTCCTGAAGGCTCGTGATGTTCACGAGCACGCCTACGGACTGGAAGACTTGAAGGCGGATGAGAATACTCTCCGACAACTTGAAAGCAAAGGTCTCATCTGAGGGTGATCGTCGTTGCCGATACTTCACCCATTAACTATCTTGTCCAAATCGCC from Terriglobales bacterium includes these protein-coding regions:
- a CDS encoding sigma-70 family RNA polymerase sigma factor is translated as MEAVLPAAIDRDIPRPAQTGPTVLERVSLERVFVEHKERVFRAAYRVTGSVSDSEDVVQSVFLKLARRELGEMGDDIQNIGGYLHRAAVNAALDLIRARRDAQNMPLEDAEISRPLELSSRAEGEYSPLELRRWLRQAVPKLGTRPAEMFVLRYIEGRDNSEIAKMMKTSRATVAVTLHRTRSLLKKDFRAYMEGNK
- a CDS encoding UPF0175 family protein, encoding MEIKVILPDDVAEHADPGREALERLVIEGYRSGVLSHYQGSQLLGMSRLQFDGFLKARDVHEHAYGLEDLKADENTLRQLESKGLI